The Persephonella hydrogeniphila genome has a window encoding:
- the trpE gene encoding anthranilate synthase component I, with amino-acid sequence MSVNLSLDEFKKLARDYNVIPVYKEILSDIDTPLSVFQKIYSPERFSFLFESVEQGNNIGRYSFIGSSLPVYIKTKGRFAEFYNNGQILCKNTSDPIDELKNHLKNFKPAKFENLPPFWGGFVGYVAYDVVHFYEPIPDSKPDILKLPDIFFFLSDEVIAFDNINKTIKIIVSAVLEKEDDTEEKYNETIRRINQIEEKLCREIRLSRIPVIDIKDVKISQWKSNFKKEEFLKAVEKCKFYIKEGDIIQVVISQRFHKKLKTDPINVYRSVRSINPSPYLFYLDFRDIKLIGSSPEILVSVKNGKILTKPIAGTRPRGKTPEEDEKLALELLRDEKERAEHLMLVDLARNDVGKVAKSGTVKVDRFMYIENYSHVMHIVSDVSGILREEMHPLDVLKSVFPVGTVSGAPKVRAMQIIEELEPEKRGPYAGAVGYVSFDGNIDTAIAIRTAIVRKDDIYIQAGAGIVADSIPEKEYEETVNKAKAMMKAVEMAENAQ; translated from the coding sequence ATGTCAGTAAATCTATCTTTAGATGAATTTAAAAAATTAGCCAGAGATTACAATGTAATCCCTGTATACAAAGAGATCTTATCTGATATAGATACTCCTTTATCTGTGTTCCAGAAAATATACTCTCCAGAAAGATTCAGTTTTTTATTTGAGAGTGTAGAACAGGGAAATAATATAGGAAGATACTCATTTATAGGTTCTTCCCTACCTGTTTATATAAAAACTAAAGGAAGATTTGCTGAATTCTATAACAACGGACAGATTCTTTGCAAAAACACATCAGATCCTATAGATGAGTTAAAAAACCATTTGAAAAACTTTAAGCCTGCAAAATTTGAAAATCTACCACCGTTCTGGGGAGGATTTGTAGGCTATGTCGCTTATGATGTAGTTCATTTCTATGAACCGATACCTGACAGTAAACCTGATATTTTGAAACTTCCTGATATCTTTTTCTTTTTAAGCGATGAAGTGATAGCTTTTGACAACATAAACAAGACGATAAAAATAATAGTAAGTGCTGTTCTTGAAAAAGAGGACGACACTGAGGAAAAATACAACGAAACAATCAGAAGGATAAACCAGATAGAAGAAAAACTGTGTAGGGAAATAAGACTGAGCAGAATCCCTGTTATAGATATAAAAGATGTAAAGATATCCCAGTGGAAATCAAATTTCAAAAAAGAAGAATTCTTAAAGGCTGTTGAGAAGTGTAAGTTTTATATAAAAGAGGGAGACATCATACAGGTAGTTATATCCCAGAGATTCCATAAAAAACTTAAAACAGATCCTATCAACGTATACAGGTCTGTAAGATCTATAAATCCATCTCCTTACCTGTTTTACCTTGATTTTAGGGATATTAAACTTATAGGCTCTTCTCCAGAAATACTGGTTTCTGTAAAAAATGGAAAGATTTTAACAAAACCTATAGCCGGAACAAGACCAAGGGGAAAAACACCGGAAGAAGACGAAAAACTTGCCCTTGAGCTTCTAAGAGACGAAAAAGAAAGGGCAGAACATCTTATGCTTGTTGATCTTGCAAGAAATGATGTAGGTAAAGTGGCAAAATCAGGAACTGTAAAAGTTGACAGATTTATGTACATAGAGAACTACTCCCATGTTATGCATATTGTCTCTGATGTTTCCGGTATTCTGAGGGAAGAGATGCATCCCCTTGACGTTCTTAAATCCGTTTTCCCTGTAGGAACAGTAAGTGGAGCTCCAAAAGTAAGAGCTATGCAGATAATAGAAGAGTTAGAACCTGAAAAAAGAGGTCCTTATGCTGGAGCTGTAGGGTATGTGTCCTTTGATGGGAATATAGATACTGCAATAGCTATAAGAACAGCAATAGTTAGAAAAGACGATATATATATACAGGCCGGAGCAGGAATCGTCGCAGACTCAATCCCTGAAAAAGAGTACGAAGAAACAGTAAATAAAGCTAAGGCGATGATGAAAGCTGTAGAAATGGCAGAAAACGCTCAGTAA
- a CDS encoding molybdenum cofactor biosynthesis protein MoaE — protein sequence MSIPQVYIGENWFDINDIINSYKDETCGAIDIFLGIPRSAPEDGDVKELHYEAYVSMAEKVITEIIKEAKEKFGIKYAVVHHRTGVVPVLVPSFLVAVWAGHRQEAFEACRYIVDETKARAPIWKKEVFKTGEENWK from the coding sequence ATGAGCATCCCTCAGGTTTATATAGGAGAAAACTGGTTTGATATAAACGACATAATAAACAGCTATAAGGATGAGACATGCGGAGCTATAGATATATTTTTAGGAATTCCCAGATCTGCCCCTGAAGATGGCGATGTAAAAGAGCTTCACTATGAAGCTTACGTTTCTATGGCAGAAAAAGTCATAACAGAAATAATAAAAGAAGCAAAAGAAAAATTCGGTATTAAATATGCTGTAGTGCATCACAGAACAGGTGTAGTTCCTGTCCTTGTTCCTTCTTTTCTTGTAGCAGTGTGGGCAGGTCACAGACAGGAGGCATTTGAAGCCTGCAGGTATATAGTTGACGAAACAAAGGCAAGAGCTCCTATCTGGAAAAAAGAAGTCTTCAAAACAGGGGAGGAAAACTGGAAGTAA
- a CDS encoding class II fructose-bisphosphate aldolase, producing the protein MPNIAKTEEQLKNIAHQAVECDGENISIKDEKKLRDTVIDDLIYTAVFSEDENLKEKAKKLIRKIANEFGAIPASIHDFYMAMGRGEVDKITTPAVNIRGMTYDVARQIFKVANNHNVGAFIFEIAKSEIGYTYQRPSEYAACVLAAAIKEEYKGPVFIQGDHFQFNAKKYAENPEKELQAIKDLTEEAVKAGFYNIDIDPSTLVDYSKPTLKEQQYHNYICTAKMTQFIREIEPEGVTVSVGGEIGHIGGKNSTVEEFEAFMEGYLENLPEDMAGISKISVQTGTEHGGIPLPDGRVAEVKLDFNVLRDIGKVARDKYGLGGTVQHGASTLPDELFDKFPENNCCEIHLATGFQNIMYDLIPEDFKNEIYNWIKENLKNEWKEGWTEEQFIYKTRKKGFGPFKYQWWTLDKEYKDKILDTLYKKFEFLFGKLNVFNTKEVVEKYIKPVKLPYGAIRK; encoded by the coding sequence ATGCCTAATATTGCAAAGACAGAAGAACAGCTAAAAAATATAGCCCATCAAGCCGTTGAGTGCGATGGAGAAAATATATCAATCAAAGACGAAAAAAAACTGAGAGATACAGTTATTGATGATCTTATCTATACAGCTGTATTCTCTGAAGACGAAAACCTAAAAGAAAAAGCAAAAAAACTTATAAGAAAGATTGCTAATGAGTTCGGGGCTATCCCAGCATCTATACACGATTTCTATATGGCAATGGGAAGAGGTGAAGTTGATAAGATAACGACTCCTGCTGTAAATATCAGAGGAATGACCTATGACGTAGCAAGACAGATATTCAAAGTAGCAAACAACCACAATGTAGGTGCTTTCATCTTTGAGATAGCAAAATCTGAGATTGGATATACATATCAGAGACCTTCAGAATATGCAGCCTGTGTCCTTGCAGCGGCAATAAAAGAAGAATATAAAGGACCTGTATTCATACAGGGAGACCACTTCCAGTTTAATGCAAAAAAATATGCAGAAAACCCAGAAAAAGAGCTTCAAGCAATAAAAGATCTGACTGAAGAAGCAGTAAAAGCTGGTTTTTACAACATTGATATAGACCCATCAACACTCGTCGATTACTCAAAACCTACACTCAAAGAGCAGCAGTACCACAACTATATATGCACAGCAAAGATGACACAGTTCATAAGAGAAATAGAACCGGAAGGTGTTACTGTATCCGTAGGTGGAGAAATTGGACATATAGGTGGGAAAAACTCAACAGTTGAAGAGTTTGAAGCATTTATGGAGGGATACCTCGAAAATCTCCCTGAAGATATGGCAGGAATATCCAAAATATCTGTCCAGACAGGAACAGAGCATGGAGGAATTCCTCTGCCTGATGGAAGAGTTGCAGAGGTGAAATTAGATTTTAATGTTCTAAGGGACATCGGAAAAGTAGCAAGAGATAAATACGGTCTTGGAGGAACCGTCCAGCACGGTGCCTCAACACTTCCTGATGAACTTTTTGATAAATTCCCTGAAAACAACTGCTGTGAGATACATCTGGCTACAGGTTTCCAGAATATAATGTATGACCTGATACCGGAGGATTTCAAAAATGAGATATACAACTGGATAAAAGAAAATCTGAAAAACGAATGGAAAGAAGGCTGGACAGAAGAACAGTTCATTTATAAAACAAGGAAAAAGGGATTTGGACCATTTAAATATCAATGGTGGACTCTTGATAAAGAGTATAAGGATAAAATTCTTGATACACTTTACAAAAAGTTTGAATTCCTGTTTGGAAAGTTAAATGTTTTTAACACAAAAGAAGTTGTTGAAAAATATATAAAGCCTGTTAAACTTCCTTACGGTGCCATCAGAAAATAA
- a CDS encoding DUF190 domain-containing protein, which translates to MKIEGEAYLLRIFLGESDRVDGKLAYKKIVEILRENDIAGATVLRGIMGYGASSRIHSAGLLTLSGDLPIVIEAVDRKEKIDNVIPKIEGFISRGLITLEKVHVIKYV; encoded by the coding sequence ATGAAAATAGAAGGGGAAGCATATCTTCTCAGGATATTTTTAGGGGAAAGTGACCGTGTAGACGGTAAACTGGCCTATAAAAAGATTGTTGAGATTTTGAGAGAGAACGATATAGCCGGAGCAACTGTACTGAGAGGGATTATGGGGTATGGGGCATCTTCAAGAATTCATTCAGCAGGATTACTTACGCTCTCAGGGGATCTGCCTATTGTAATAGAGGCTGTTGACAGAAAAGAAAAAATAGACAACGTCATTCCAAAAATCGAGGGTTTTATCTCGAGGGGGTTGATAACATTAGAAAAGGTTCATGTTATCAAATACGTGTGA
- a CDS encoding 6-carboxyhexanoate--CoA ligase, translating into MSQLENQIKAIKEIYREIEKSKARIQPVIVGKFALTVYTQGMYPANIISFLYPDIQLLTKILKELGYTQMGDFWTRGDIVVEISKKFEMIPTGTFNQIEVDDFIINVVSLEDLLIDMMNECVAGDETVCELIKMLIKSYEPALDFHYIFQNLKNKQSVVKFKQYRREAIN; encoded by the coding sequence TTGTCCCAATTAGAAAATCAGATAAAAGCTATAAAAGAGATATACAGAGAGATTGAAAAATCAAAAGCTCGTATACAACCTGTTATCGTAGGAAAGTTCGCCTTAACAGTTTACACTCAGGGTATGTATCCTGCAAACATAATATCTTTTTTATATCCTGATATTCAGCTTTTGACAAAAATTTTGAAGGAGTTAGGATACACCCAGATGGGAGATTTCTGGACACGGGGAGATATAGTTGTAGAGATTAGTAAAAAGTTTGAGATGATTCCCACAGGTACATTTAACCAGATAGAAGTCGACGATTTTATAATAAATGTTGTTTCTCTTGAAGACCTGCTTATAGATATGATGAATGAGTGTGTAGCCGGCGATGAAACCGTGTGCGAATTGATAAAAATGCTGATCAAAAGCTATGAGCCTGCTTTAGATTTCCATTACATATTCCAGAATTTAAAAAATAAGCAGTCCGTTGTAAAATTTAAACAGTACAGAAGAGAAGCAATTAACTAA
- a CDS encoding Hsp20/alpha crystallin family protein — MDRRNLPTFVWNPFRELARIEQELNKVFNELVPTPKSEVAEVTTWNPRVDIYEKDNKLIIEAEIPGAKKEDVEVKIKDNAVVIKGEVKREEEEKEKTYYRSERFYGVFERVIPLPVEVKTEEAKATFENGILKIEIPKVSEEKEVKIEVK; from the coding sequence ATGGACAGAAGAAATTTACCAACATTTGTGTGGAACCCATTCAGAGAGCTCGCCAGAATTGAACAGGAATTAAATAAAGTGTTCAATGAGCTTGTACCTACTCCAAAATCTGAAGTTGCTGAAGTAACAACATGGAATCCAAGGGTAGATATCTATGAGAAAGACAACAAGCTAATCATTGAAGCAGAAATTCCCGGAGCTAAAAAAGAAGATGTAGAAGTAAAAATCAAAGACAATGCTGTCGTCATCAAAGGAGAAGTTAAAAGAGAAGAAGAAGAGAAAGAAAAAACATACTACAGGTCTGAAAGATTTTACGGAGTATTTGAAAGGGTAATTCCTCTTCCAGTAGAAGTAAAAACAGAAGAAGCTAAAGCAACCTTCGAAAATGGTATCCTGAAAATAGAGATACCAAAAGTATCTGAAGAAAAAGAAGTAAAAATAGAAGTTAAATAA
- the fbp gene encoding class 1 fructose-bisphosphatase: MANIGIDLNRFILEEERKYPEATGSLSIALTAIESAGKIIASHVRMAGLADILGKAGKTNIQGEEVQKLDELSNEILIKHLSDCGQFYALASEELDEPIYPPKGVDGKYVIAFDPLDGSSNIDVNVSIGTIFSIHRRITGTDEDFLQEGYKQVAAGYIIYGSSTMFVLTTGNGVNGFTLDPSVGMFLLSHPDMKIPEKGKIYSINEANAKKWIQPELINYIETLKEEGYTTRYIGSMVADVHRTLIKGGVFGYPADRKNQNGKLRLLYEASPMAFIIEQAGGKATDGNIDILQIKPTDIHQRTPVFLGSKKEINQLLEFIK; encoded by the coding sequence ATGGCAAATATAGGGATTGACCTTAATCGATTTATCTTAGAAGAAGAAAGGAAATACCCTGAAGCAACAGGATCTTTATCGATAGCTTTAACCGCTATAGAATCAGCCGGAAAAATAATAGCATCCCATGTCAGAATGGCAGGACTTGCTGACATACTGGGAAAAGCTGGAAAAACAAATATTCAGGGAGAAGAAGTCCAGAAACTTGATGAGCTTTCCAATGAGATTTTAATAAAACATCTGTCAGACTGCGGGCAGTTTTATGCCCTTGCTTCTGAAGAACTTGATGAGCCTATTTACCCTCCCAAAGGTGTAGATGGAAAGTACGTCATAGCCTTTGACCCTTTAGACGGTTCATCAAATATAGATGTAAATGTCAGTATTGGAACAATATTTTCCATACACAGGAGGATAACCGGTACTGATGAAGACTTTTTGCAGGAAGGATACAAGCAGGTTGCTGCTGGCTATATCATTTACGGTTCTTCAACTATGTTTGTTTTGACCACAGGAAATGGGGTTAATGGCTTTACCCTTGATCCTTCTGTAGGTATGTTTTTGCTATCGCACCCTGATATGAAAATCCCTGAGAAAGGAAAGATCTATTCTATAAATGAAGCTAACGCAAAAAAATGGATACAACCTGAATTGATAAACTACATAGAAACTTTAAAAGAAGAAGGATACACTACCAGATATATAGGTTCAATGGTTGCAGACGTTCACAGAACCCTCATTAAAGGGGGTGTTTTTGGATATCCTGCTGACAGAAAAAACCAAAACGGAAAACTGAGATTGCTTTATGAAGCTTCCCCTATGGCATTTATAATTGAACAGGCAGGAGGAAAGGCAACAGATGGAAATATAGACATTCTCCAGATAAAGCCTACAGATATTCATCAAAGAACCCCTGTTTTCCTTGGAAGCAAAAAGGAAATCAATCAGCTTCTTGAGTTTATAAAATGA
- the crcB gene encoding fluoride efflux transporter CrcB, translated as MNYIAVMLGGAFGALFRFLVSTAVNKYAGISFPAGTLTVNVIGSFVLVFFTVLSIEKLSLDPVWRMFFAVGFLGAFTTFSTFSYETIALFQDGEYLKAITNIVLNNFLSITAGIGGLLLARTVI; from the coding sequence ATGAATTACATAGCTGTGATGCTTGGAGGTGCTTTTGGAGCTTTATTTAGATTTTTGGTTTCAACTGCTGTAAATAAATACGCCGGCATCTCATTTCCGGCAGGAACTTTAACGGTTAATGTGATAGGCTCTTTTGTTCTGGTATTTTTCACTGTTTTATCTATAGAAAAACTGTCGTTAGACCCTGTATGGAGAATGTTCTTTGCAGTAGGTTTCCTCGGAGCTTTTACTACCTTTTCAACATTTTCCTACGAAACAATCGCCCTCTTTCAGGATGGAGAGTATCTTAAAGCTATTACAAACATAGTACTGAATAATTTTTTGTCTATAACAGCAGGAATTGGGGGGCTGTTATTAGCAAGAACTGTAATTTAG
- a CDS encoding cation:proton antiporter: MHEFILALLLILVSARVFAEIFSYLKIPPVLGEVFAGILIGPSVLGIVEVNEIIKILAEIGIILLLFEVGLETDLKKLQKEGSKSVIVAIFGAVVPFAGGFVISYYMFNLPLVTSLFIGGTLTATSIGITIRVLKDLGKEKTTASQIVVGAAVLDDIIGVILLVILADFALTGQVNLENTIRIILLVAFFFATAPVLAAGMSKFIHMYDLRYRRLPGFIPTIIVSLILFFAYVAHLFGAPEIIGAFAAGIALSKRFFLPFGIAFKSDPHFIEKLESQMKPLIYLFTPIFFVTVGLSMNLKEIDYSSPTFWLLAAILLIVAVIGKIGGAYMIRNMDGLKKLIIGTSMVPRGEVGLIFAELGRTAKVFTNEIYSVVVFVVVLTTLVPPFIMKYLFKIEEERLKK, from the coding sequence ATGCATGAGTTTATACTTGCCCTGCTTCTTATACTTGTGTCTGCGAGGGTATTTGCAGAGATTTTTTCTTATCTTAAAATCCCGCCTGTATTAGGGGAGGTTTTTGCAGGTATTCTTATAGGTCCCAGTGTTCTTGGTATTGTTGAAGTAAATGAAATAATAAAAATACTTGCAGAGATAGGGATAATACTTCTACTTTTTGAGGTAGGACTAGAAACAGACCTGAAGAAACTACAGAAAGAAGGGAGTAAATCTGTTATTGTTGCTATATTTGGAGCGGTAGTTCCTTTTGCCGGTGGTTTTGTTATCAGCTACTATATGTTCAATCTCCCACTTGTAACATCTTTGTTCATAGGTGGAACACTTACAGCAACGAGTATCGGGATAACAATAAGAGTTCTTAAAGATCTTGGAAAGGAAAAAACCACAGCTTCCCAGATTGTTGTGGGAGCTGCTGTTCTAGACGATATTATTGGAGTAATTCTCCTTGTTATTCTCGCTGATTTTGCACTTACAGGTCAGGTTAACCTTGAAAACACAATAAGAATTATTCTCCTTGTTGCTTTTTTCTTTGCAACAGCTCCTGTTCTTGCTGCCGGAATGTCAAAGTTTATTCATATGTATGACCTCAGATACAGAAGGCTTCCCGGATTCATACCGACAATAATCGTATCACTGATACTATTTTTTGCCTATGTAGCACATCTATTTGGAGCTCCGGAGATAATAGGTGCTTTTGCTGCTGGTATAGCCCTTTCGAAAAGATTTTTCCTCCCATTTGGGATAGCATTTAAATCGGATCCCCATTTCATCGAAAAATTAGAATCTCAGATGAAACCTCTTATATACCTTTTTACCCCTATATTTTTCGTTACAGTAGGATTATCTATGAATTTGAAAGAAATAGATTACTCATCACCAACATTCTGGTTGCTTGCAGCCATTCTCCTTATTGTTGCCGTTATAGGTAAAATAGGTGGAGCATACATGATAAGAAATATGGATGGTCTGAAAAAACTGATCATAGGAACTTCAATGGTTCCAAGGGGTGAAGTGGGTCTTATATTTGCAGAGTTAGGGAGAACTGCAAAAGTTTTTACAAACGAGATCTACTCTGTAGTTGTTTTTGTTGTTGTTCTTACAACACTGGTTCCTCCTTTCATTATGAAGTACCTGTTTAAAATAGAAGAGGAACGATTGAAAAAATAA
- a CDS encoding sensor domain-containing diguanylate cyclase, protein MNSPAFKKLTYTIVAVIALSFVILFLYQLYNNKYLINRTIRTKYIENKNILNALKALEQEVLMSVAVSLGEDKQLKDILSKKDRETAFSVLSEKWKILKTDFNLSEIHIVLPDGNSFVNFIDYGGKEIKENKKYYLIDFRKDIDSSIKSGKPVSTLFICRYFVGFRAVYPVVKNGKLIAVISVGKRIENVIPVIKGELHKNSYALLKKDKLRECLKTDIFKEVENRSTPLDGYILIGITEVEDREFLFSSLDKGFAIYSKGDKEILLSMYPLKDFTGVNVGFIVLEDDVSYLLSGFKRGMYNFLFAYGVLFVGVLGSVIFFIRSLERRLSQIEELTERLSGRDFGVLKEVKDDKEYVDDIQRLKNNIIKMGKELHNYIIEMNKKVLKLSEEAFTDPMLNVLNRRAFLEIGNSEAEKVRVRGIPLSVMVLDLDNFKYINDTYGHDVGDIVLKDFVKTVKGMISTRELFFRIGGEEFVLILPGADIKKAVEIAEKIRKAVEQREIDINGRKIKYTVSIGIAQIKDKDTDIYSVLHRADKMLYVAKRSGKNRIVY, encoded by the coding sequence ATGAACTCCCCTGCATTTAAGAAGCTTACTTATACTATTGTTGCTGTAATTGCTCTTTCTTTTGTTATTCTTTTTTTGTACCAGCTTTATAATAACAAATATCTTATAAACAGAACTATTAGAACGAAGTATATAGAGAATAAAAACATCTTAAATGCTTTAAAGGCTTTAGAACAGGAAGTTTTGATGTCTGTAGCTGTTTCCCTTGGAGAGGATAAACAGTTAAAAGATATCTTGTCTAAGAAAGATAGAGAGACAGCCTTCAGCGTACTATCCGAGAAATGGAAAATCCTAAAAACAGACTTTAATCTAAGTGAGATACATATAGTGCTTCCAGATGGAAATTCTTTTGTAAATTTCATTGATTATGGTGGAAAAGAGATAAAAGAAAATAAGAAGTACTATCTTATTGATTTCAGAAAAGATATTGATAGTTCAATAAAATCAGGAAAACCTGTTTCTACACTTTTTATATGTAGATATTTTGTAGGATTTAGAGCGGTATATCCTGTGGTAAAAAATGGGAAACTTATAGCTGTTATTTCTGTAGGAAAAAGGATAGAGAATGTTATTCCTGTGATAAAAGGAGAATTACATAAGAACAGTTATGCTCTTCTTAAAAAAGACAAACTCAGAGAATGTTTGAAAACAGATATTTTTAAAGAGGTTGAAAATAGAAGTACTCCTTTAGACGGCTACATATTGATAGGGATAACAGAAGTAGAAGATAGAGAATTTCTTTTTTCTTCTTTAGATAAAGGATTTGCTATTTACTCTAAAGGGGATAAAGAAATCCTGTTAAGTATGTATCCATTGAAAGATTTTACAGGGGTTAATGTTGGTTTTATAGTTTTAGAGGATGATGTGAGTTATCTGTTATCTGGATTTAAGAGGGGAATGTATAACTTTTTGTTTGCTTATGGTGTTTTATTTGTAGGAGTTCTTGGCTCTGTTATCTTTTTTATAAGGTCGTTGGAAAGGCGCTTATCTCAGATAGAAGAACTGACAGAAAGGTTGTCAGGCAGAGATTTTGGTGTACTGAAAGAGGTGAAAGATGATAAAGAGTATGTAGACGATATCCAGCGGTTAAAAAACAACATTATAAAAATGGGAAAGGAGCTACACAACTATATAATTGAGATGAACAAAAAGGTTTTAAAGCTGTCTGAAGAGGCATTTACAGATCCTATGCTGAATGTTTTAAATAGGAGAGCTTTCCTTGAAATTGGAAATTCTGAAGCGGAAAAAGTTAGAGTAAGAGGTATTCCTCTTTCTGTGATGGTTTTAGACTTAGATAATTTTAAGTATATCAATGATACTTACGGGCATGATGTTGGAGATATAGTATTAAAAGATTTTGTAAAAACTGTAAAAGGTATGATTTCAACCAGAGAATTATTTTTCAGGATAGGGGGAGAAGAGTTCGTTCTTATTCTTCCGGGAGCTGATATCAAAAAAGCTGTGGAGATAGCTGAAAAAATAAGAAAGGCTGTTGAACAGAGGGAGATAGATATAAATGGTAGGAAGATAAAATACACAGTCAGTATCGGTATAGCCCAGATAAAAGATAAAGATACAGATATATACTCTGTACTTCACAGGGCAGACAAAATGCTTTATGTAGCAAAAAGATCAGGTAAAAATAGGATAGTTTACTGA
- the trmFO gene encoding FADH(2)-oxidizing methylenetetrahydrofolate--tRNA-(uracil(54)-C(5))-methyltransferase TrmFO produces MKKVAVIGAGLAGSEAAYKIANEGFNVDLYEMRPEKKTPAHKTEKFAELVCSNSLGGKEITTGAGLLKEEMKLLGSLIIPVAEEFSVPAGGALAVDREKFSQKITEILEKHPNIKVIRKEITKIPEEYDFVIIATGPLTSENLSKEIQKLTGAEYLYFYDAIAPTVDAETVDFSKGFWGDRYGKGEGDYFNCVLNEEEYEIFYNELMKGEQVPLKDFERAVFFEGCLPVEEIARRGKQTLLFGPMKPVGLIDPKTGKQPFAVVQLRKENREGTLLSMVGFQTKLKYPEQKRIFRLIPALKNATFVRLGSIHRNTFIQSQKVLKPTLQMKKNHKIFFAGQITGVEGYAASAATGILAGINVVRMLQGKEPVVPPETTMLGGLVRYITEPKDELQPMNPNFALLPDLDNKIKDKRKRKLLKAQRALKDMENFASEWKNK; encoded by the coding sequence ATGAAAAAAGTAGCAGTAATCGGGGCAGGTTTAGCAGGAAGCGAAGCAGCTTACAAAATAGCAAATGAAGGATTTAATGTAGATTTATACGAGATGAGACCTGAGAAGAAAACACCTGCCCACAAAACAGAAAAATTTGCAGAGCTTGTGTGTTCAAACTCCCTTGGAGGAAAGGAAATTACAACAGGAGCAGGCTTGCTGAAAGAAGAGATGAAACTGCTTGGTTCTCTGATAATTCCTGTAGCTGAAGAATTCAGTGTGCCTGCAGGTGGAGCCCTTGCTGTTGACAGGGAAAAATTTTCCCAAAAAATAACAGAGATACTTGAAAAGCATCCTAATATAAAAGTTATAAGAAAAGAGATCACAAAAATTCCTGAAGAATATGACTTTGTGATTATAGCAACAGGTCCATTAACATCTGAAAATTTATCAAAAGAGATCCAAAAATTAACAGGAGCAGAATATCTGTACTTTTATGATGCTATAGCACCTACAGTTGATGCAGAAACAGTGGATTTCTCAAAAGGTTTCTGGGGAGATAGATACGGAAAAGGGGAAGGAGACTATTTTAATTGTGTTTTAAATGAGGAAGAGTATGAGATTTTTTACAATGAGCTTATGAAAGGAGAACAAGTTCCACTAAAAGATTTTGAAAGGGCTGTATTTTTTGAGGGTTGTCTTCCAGTAGAGGAGATAGCGAGAAGAGGTAAACAGACTTTACTTTTTGGACCTATGAAACCTGTTGGACTTATTGACCCAAAAACAGGAAAACAGCCTTTTGCTGTAGTCCAGCTCAGGAAAGAAAACAGAGAGGGAACTTTGCTATCAATGGTAGGATTTCAGACAAAACTAAAATACCCGGAACAAAAAAGAATTTTCAGACTTATACCTGCCTTGAAAAACGCAACTTTTGTAAGACTCGGTTCTATTCACAGGAATACTTTTATACAATCCCAAAAAGTTTTAAAGCCTACACTTCAGATGAAAAAAAACCACAAAATATTTTTTGCCGGACAGATAACTGGAGTCGAAGGATACGCAGCTTCTGCAGCCACCGGAATACTCGCAGGAATTAATGTTGTAAGAATGCTTCAGGGGAAAGAGCCTGTCGTACCTCCAGAAACAACAATGCTCGGAGGTCTTGTAAGATATATAACAGAACCGAAAGATGAACTTCAGCCTATGAATCCAAATTTTGCACTTCTTCCTGATTTAGACAATAAAATAAAAGATAAAAGGAAAAGAAAACTCCTGAAAGCCCAGAGAGCATTAAAAGATATGGAAAATTTTGCTTCTGAATGGAAAAATAAATGA